The nucleotide window CGGCAGGATGAAGGTATAGCTGCCCGGTGTGACCGACTTGATGCTGCGGAAGACGTCATTGTCGATCAGGACGAATTGACCGAGCTGGGAAAAATCCTTGCAGACCAGGGTGAAGTGATGCTTGTCATCAAGTTGGCGGATGGTGCGGATCCGCTCCAGCGCCTGCTTGTTGCCCAATTGCGCGCCCAGCGCATAACAGGAATCCGTGGGGTATGCGATCAGCCCTCCCGACTGCACCAGGTCGACGATCTGCCCAACGGTGCGCGGCTGGGGGTCCTCAGGATGAACATCAAAGTATCTGGCCATGGAACGAGCTTACGGACCAAGGCCGGCAGATGCACTCGCCGGAAGTGGGTGACGGCCGCTGTGGTTGTCGGTATGTTGTTCCCATGGCCAGCGAAGCAACGACGCTCATCGTTAAGGGACCCCACGGCGAGCGGGATATGCGCATTTCCAGTCCCAGCAGAGTGTTATGGCCCGAACTGGGCCTGACGAAGCTGGACCTCGCCCGTTACATCGCCGACGTGGGCGAGGCATTCGTCGCCGCAAACGGGGACCGGCCCGTCTCCCTCCAACGGTATCCGGAGGGGATCGACGGCGAAATGTTCTTTTCCAAGAACCCGCCCAAGGGTGCGCCCGAATTCGTACGGTCCGTGAAGGTGGTCTACCCCAGCGCCAGATCGCACCCCCAGCTGGTCATCGATGAACCAGCCGCCGCCGTCTGGGCCGTGCAGATGAACACGATCGTCTTCCACCCCTGGCCCTCGCGCGCCGGGAACTCGGACAATCCCGACCAGCTGCGCATCGACCTCGACCCGCAACCCGGGACCGACTTTGACGACGCCGTTCCCGCGGCCCTGGAACTTCGATCGGTACTCGCCGAAGCCGGACTGACCGCCTTCATCAAGACGTCAGGCAACCGTGGGCTGCACGTGTTCGCGCCGATCGAACCTACCCGCGAATTCCTGGACGTCCGCCACGCCGTGATAGCGGCCGCCCGCGAGCTAGAACGCCGCATGCCACAGCAGATCACCACCAACTGGTGGAAGGAAGAACGCGGAGAACGGGTCTTTGTGGACTTCAACCAGGCCAACCGGGACCGGACCATGGCCGGTGCCTACAGTCCGCGGGCCTTGGCCCATGCCCCCGTTTCCTGTCCACTTGAGTGGGACGAGCTGGAAACGGCGGACCCGAAGCAATTCACTATCGCCACGGTGCCTGACCGGCTCAGAACCATCGGCGATCCGTGGGCGGACATGCACGCCAGTCCCGGCACCATCGACGTGCTCCTGAAATGGTGGGAACGGGATCTGGCGGCAGGGCTCGGTGAGATGCCGTTCCCGCCCGATTACCCGAAGATGCCGGGTGAGCCGCCGCGGGTACAGCCGAGCCGGGCGAAGAAGACGAGCTAGAGGCGTTCGGGATGGTTGCGAACGAGCTGGCGTTCATTGCAACGAACGATCTGTGCGCGACCACCCGGGGCCGTTCGATGCCCTTGCCGGAACTGGATATGGAAACAGGCTGTGGCTGGGTTCCGGCGAATCTGGGCGTTCATGCCTTCGGGCAAATAGCCCGGGACAGTCCGTTCGATGCCACCGGTGATCTGCGGTTGATGCCAGACGAGCGCTCGCTCACACGGTTCGACGGGATACCGGGCAGACCGCCCATCACTGTGCTTCTTGCTGATATCACCCACCTGGACGGCTCCGAGTGGTCCTGTTGCCCGCGCACCTTCCTGCGACGCGCCATCAGGGACCTCAGGGAGGAAACCGGACTGAGCGTTTTTGGCGCGTTCGAGCACGAATTCATGCTGGTGGCCGACGACGCGCCGGAACCGCCCCTGTCCCTGCAGGCCATGCTCCGGGCCGAACCGTTGGGGACCGAACTGGTGGGAATCCTCGCGGCTGCCGGGCTGCAGCCTGAGAACTGGCTCGCGGAGTACGGCGCCCACCAGTACAAGATCACGGTCAAGGCCAGCGATGCCCTGACCGCCGCCGACCGTGCGGTGCTGCTGCGTGACATCGTTCGGAATCTTTTCCACGCGGTTGGCAAGCATGCCAGCTTTGCGCCGCTGCTGGATCCGGACAGGGTGGGAAATGGGGTCCATGTCCATTTCAGCCTGAGGGACCTGGACGGTAGGCCCGTGATGCATGACATCACCCGGCCAGGCGGTCTATCGGCAGCCGCCGGGGCCTTCGCAGCCGGAATCATCCGCCATGCCCCGGCGATCGTCGCCTTCACCGCCGCCAGTGAAGTCTCCTACCTGCGGCTGGCACCCAACCGTTGGTCTGCCACGCACGCTTTTCTGGGCAACCACAACCGCGAAGCCATGATACGGGTGTGCCCCACCATCCAGACGGGTGGGCGGACGCCGACGTTCCAACTGAACCTCGAGTTCCGGGCCGGAGACGCAACCGGCAACCCCTGGCTTGTCTTGGGGCTGCTGATCCGGGCCGGATTGGAGGGAATCCGGCAAGGACTGGAAGCACCCGCCGTCCTGGACCGCCCGGTGCAAGAGTTCAGCGACAAGCAGCTGACGGCCGCAGGTATCGCACGGCTGCCGGCGTCGCTGCCGGAAGCATTGCAGCATCTCGGCTCGGACCAGGTTGTCCGTAAATGGTTTTCCGAAGACTTCCTGAAGGTATTCCACGCCGTCCGGGAGGATGAACTCCGCCTGCTCGACGGCCTGGACCCGGCAGCAAAGTGCAAGTTATACGCCGATGTCTATTGACCTGGGGGATGAGCCGGACGGCCATGCCCTGATGGACGGCGTACCGCTCATTGACCACCACTGCCATGGCGTTGTCAGCACTGACCTGGACCGGGTGTCCTTCGAAGCCCTGGTGACCGAATCGAACCGGCCCGCACCTCAGGGCACAACTACCTTCGACTCGCAGCTCGGCTTCGCCATCCGACGTTGGAGCGCGCCGGTGCTGGACCCGGAGCAGCTGTTATGAAGGGTTGCTCTGGTCCATCCACCACTCGGTGAAGGCTTGGGCCCTGCCCTCGGCCGTTAGCTTGATCACCCACAGATTGCTGTAGGTCGGCCCGTCCCTGTAAACCGTGGTGCCCTGGATGATCGACACGTCCGGGGTGGAGACCAGTTCGGACCATTCGAAGGCCGTGTTGCCCGGCTCATCCTTCTTCTCCAGCCACCCGGCCACGATCTCCTCGTGTCCCCGCCACGGTTTTACCCACGGATCGGTCCGGTACTCGGCGTCTTCGGTGAACAGTGCGCGGATATCGTCCGGCTTATTCGATTCCCATGCCTGCCTATAGCCCGTGATCCATGCCTCAAGATTGCCGCTCATGGACCAGTTGTACTGCCCGCGGGTTCGCCCCACAAGCCCAAGGATCCGCCGCTTCGCTGACCTACGCCAGCCGGACCGGGGTTTGTCACCGCCCCGGCGGCATCTACAATCGGTAAGCGCCGCACCCGCAACTGAACCAATCACGACCCCCGGGTGAACGGCAGATGAACTTTCCCGCTGACCAGATTGGGCACCAGGTGGATCTCACCTTAATGGTCGTGCTTGTCATAGCACTGGCCTTGTTCTTCGACTTTACGAACGGCTTCCACGACACGGCGAATGCGATGGCAACCCCCATTGCCACCGGTGCCATCAAACCCAAGGCTGCGGTCCTGCTGGCGGCCATCCTGAACCTGGTGGGCGCCTTCCTGTCCACCGAAGTGGCGCAGACCATCTCCGGCGGGCTGATCAGGGAAGGCGATGGCGGAATCCAGATCAGCCCCGTCATGATCTTTGCCGGCCTGATCGGGGCCATTGTGTGGAACATGATCACGTGGCTGTTGGGGCTGCCCTCGAGCTCCTCGCACGCCCTGTTCGGCGGCCTGATCGGGGCCGCCATCGTCGGTGCCGGATTCGCCGCGGTGGACTACGGCGTCGTTGTCTCCAAACTCCTGCTTCCGGCCGTGCTCGCGCCGCTGATCGCCGGCACCGTGGCCTACCTGGGCACCAAGCTGGCGTACGCCATTACCCGGCGGCAGGGAAGTTCTGCTGCGCCCAAACGCGGCGGCTTCCGCTATGGACAGATCTTCTCGTCGTCGCTGGTGGCGCTGGCGCACGGCACCAACGATGCACAGAAAACCATGGGCGTCATTACCCTGGTGCTGATCGCCGGCGGCTTCCAGTCGGCCGGCAGCGGCCCGGTTTTCTGGGTGATTGCCGCCTGCGGCCTGGCCATCGCCTTGGGCACGTACTCCGGTGGCTGGCGGATCATCCGCACCATGGGCTCGGGGCTGACCGAGGTGAAGCCAGCGCAGGGTTTCGCCGCCGAGACCTCCACTGCGTCCGCCATTCTGGCGTCGTCGCACTTGGGTTTTGCGCTCTCCACCACGCAGGTGGCTTCCGGCTCGGTGATAGGTTCCGGGCTGGGACGCAAAGGGGCGAAGGTGCGCTGGAACACCGCGGGCCGGATCGGTATCGGCTGGCTGCTGACCCTTCCTGCCGCCGGCGGCGTCGGTGCACTGGCTGCTTGGGTGGCCCACCTCGGCGTGGCGGGCATCATCATCGACACAGTCGCGGGAATCCTGATCATCCTCGGAATGTACGTCGTTTCCCGACGGTCCAAGGTCGGCCATGACAACGCCATTAGCGACGTGGACCAGGCAGGCGAAGTAGTCAAGATCAAGCGCAAACGCAAGAAAAAGAAGGACCGGCTGGAGGCAGGACAATGAGTATCGACTGGTTTGCTTTTGTTATTGTCGCCGTCGCCACGCTGGTGGCTTCCATGACCGTGGTCGGGTTTTACGGGCTGGGCGTGCGTCTGCTGGCGGTAGCCACGGACGCCGCTCCAACGCGGCAGCCCGCGGTTCGGCTGGGTGCCTACGCCTGTTTTGCGGTGTGCGTTGCCGCCGTGCTGTACGGCATCTATCTGATTGTGCCTGCTTTTCACTAACGAACCGGGCTAGCATGGGCCCATGGCACGCACGCTCTACTACGTTGCAAGCTCGCTGGACGGGTACATCGCCGACGAAAACGACAAGCTGGATTGGTTGTTCCGGTTTAACGACGCCGAAGGCGTAGCAGACACCTACAAGTCCTTCATCGCCGGGATCGGCGCCATTGTCATGGGCTCCCAGACGTACAAGTTCATTCTGGACCAGGGCGGTGGCGATGCCTGGGAATACGGTCAAATGCCTACCTGGGTCTTTACGCACCACGAACTGCCGGGCATCGCCGGCGCGGACATTACCTTTGTCCGCGGAGACATCTCGCTGTTCCACGCGAACATCGTTGCCGACGCCGGAGACAAGGACGTCTGGGTGGTCGGCGGTGGTTCCCTGGCCGCACAATACCTGGATGCCGGGCTGCTGGACGAGTTGATTGTCACATACGTGCCGGTCGCCATCGGCAGGGGAAAGAGCCTGCTGCCCGTGGGGTCGGCGACGGAACCTGCCCAGCTGCTGGGATCGCGGACCCTGGGCGCCGGCATGGTGGAACTAAGCTACCGCTTCACCACTGGCGGACCCCGAACCGAAGCGGATCAGTAGACGCGGATAGTCCCTGCTTTAAGCGTGGTCCCGGATCATGTTGGTGATGCGGGCGGTGGAAAGCCTGCGCCCCTGGTCATCGGTCATAACCACTTCGTGGACCGTCAGCGTCCGGCCCAGATGGATGGCGGTGGCCGTACCGGTCACCAGCCCCGCGGCCGCGGCACGGTGATGGGTAGCACTGACCTCGATGCCCAGCGCGTGCCGGTCAGGTCCGGCGTGGATGGCAGCGGCGAAGGAGCCTAGGGTTTCCGCCATCACCGTATGCGCGCCCCCGTGCAGAATCCCGGCCACCTGCGTATTGCCCTCGACCGGCATGGTGGCCACCATCCGCTCGGCGCTCATGTGCGAAAAAACGATCCCCATTTTCACTACCAAGGCACCAACGCCCATATGCCGCAGCCACGGACGCAGCTCCACTGGCACCCCTGCGGAAACCAGCTCGTCAGTCAAGTCCGGTGCTGCCGCCGGCACCGCTTCCGGTGTGAAATTGTCGCTCATGGGAACTAGGCTGGCACCTGTGAGTGAAACTAACAAACCGGTGTCCCCGGCCGGCGATACGCTGACGGCCACGGCTGCAGCCCTTGAAGAAAATTCCAGCCAGGAACGAAAGCGGCTGCTGGTCATCGACGGCCATTCCATGGCGTTCCGGGCGTTCTACGCCCTGCCGGCGGACAAATTCTCCACCGATACCGGGCAGCACACCAACGCTGTGTACGGTTTCACCTCGATGCTGCTGGTCATGATCCGCGAGCACAAGCCGACGCATGTGGCGGTGGCCTTCGACCTTGACACCCCGACGTTCCGGGACCAGGAGTACAGCGAGTACAAGGGCGGCCGGAGCAAGACTCCGCAGGAATTCCACGGCCAGGTGGACCTGATCATCAAGCTCATGGAGGCCATGCGGATCCCCACCATCTCCATGGACGGCTTCGAGGCCGATGACATCATCGCCACCCTTGCCACCCAGGGCGAAGCGGCCGGCTGGGATGTGCTGGTGGTCTCCGGCGACCGGGATGCGTTCCAGCTCATCACGGACAACGTGACCGTGCTCTATCCGAAGAAGGGCATCAGCGACATCCCGCCCATGGATGCCGCGGCCGTGGAGGCCAAGTACTTCGTTTCCCCGTCCCGCTACTCGGATCTGGCGGCGCTCGTCGGCGAGACCGCGGACAATCTCCCCGGCGTACCGGGCGTGGGTCCAAAGACGGCCGCTAAATGGATCAACCAGTATGGCGGGCTGGACGGCATCCTGGAGAACCTGGATGCCATCGGCGGCAAGGTCGGTGAAGCGCTCCGGGCCAATGTCGAGGAGGTCAAGCGCAACCGCCGGCTCAACCACCTGCTCAGGGACATGGACCTGCCGGTCAACCTGGAAACCATGCTTCTGCAGCAGCCGGACCGGGATGCCATCGAGGAACTCTTCGATGCCCTCCAGTTCAACACACTGCGCAAGCGGCTGATCGACACCTTTGGCGGCGAAGAGCAGGAGGAGGACACCGAGGTCCACGCACCGCAGCACGTGGTTTTGACAAGCGAGAAGGAACTGGATGACTGGCTGGACAGCACCAACCAGCTCCCGGTTGCCGTGCAACTGGTCACCGAGCAAACCACCGCAGGGGACGACGCCGTGGGGCTGGCCTTGGTGAGTCCCTCTGCTGCCGCTTACGTTGCCTTTGAAGGCCTCGACGCCGACGCCGAGCGCCGGCTCGCCGAGTGGCTGGAGGATCTGGATGCGCCCAAGGTGATCCACGATTTCAAGTCGGCCTACAAGCTGCTCTCCGTCCGTGGCCTTGAACTGGCGGGCGTCATTGATGACACGGCGATCTCCGCATACCTGATCCAGCCGGACCGCCGCAATTATGATCTGGCCGACCTGGCGCAGTACCACTTGAAGCTGTCGGTAGCGTCGGCGGCAGCGTCCGGTGGCGGCCAACTGGAGCTGAGCCTTGGCGAAGACGACGTGGCGGCTCCAGCCGTCGCAAAAGCATTCGCCTCGCTGGAACTGAGCGAACACTTTGCCGGCCAGCTCATCGAGCGCGGCGCGAACCAATTGCTGGCCGGGCTGGACCTGCCGCTGTCGTGGGTGCTTGCCCGGATGGAGCTGGACGGTATCGCCGTCGCCGTAGACAAGCTGGACGGCCTGCTGGACGGCTTCAGCTCCACCATCAATGCTGCCAGTTCGGAAGCTTTCCGGATCATCGGCAAGGAGATCAATCTCGGTTCGCCGAAGCAGCTCCAGACCGTCCTGTTTGACGAGCTGGAACTGCCCAAGACGAAGAAGATCAAGACGGGTTATTCCACGGACGCGGACGCGCTGAACGATCTGATCGCCAAAACGCAGCATCCGTTCCTGGTGCAGCTGCTCGCTTACCGGGATGCCAGCAAACTCAAGCAGACGGTCGAAGGGCTGAAAAAGTCCGTGGCGGAGGACGGCCGTATCCACACCACGTACGCGCAGACGGTGGCGGCCACCGGGCGCCTGTCGTCGAACAACCCGAACCTGCAGAACATCCCTGTCCGTTCCGAAGAAGGCCGCCGCATCCGCGAAGTCTTCATCGTGGGCGAGGGCTACGAAACGCTGCTCACGGCGGACTACTCGCAGATCGAAATGCGCATCATGGCGCACCTCTCCGGCGACGAGGGACTGATCCAGGCCTTCCGCCAGGGCGAGGACCTGCACAGGTTCGTCGGCGCCCACATCTTTGGCGTGGCCCCGGAAGAGGTCACCAGCGAGATGCGCGCCAAGGTGAAGGCGATGTCCTACGGCCTCGTGTACGGCCTGAGCTCCTTCGGGCTGTCCAAACAGCTGAAGATTTCGGTTGACGAGGCACGGACGCTGATGAAGGACTACTTCGCGCGGTTCGGCGCCGTCCGGGACTACCTGCGCGGCATCGTCGAGCAGGCACGCAAGGACGGTTTTACCTCCACGATTGAAGGCCGCCGCCGCTACCTGCCGGACCTGAACAGCGACAACCGCCAGTTGCGCGAAATGTCGGAACGCGCCGCCCTGAATGCGCCCATCCAGGGCTCGGCAGCGGACATCATCAAGAAGGCCATGCTCGGTGTCGATGCCGGGCTCAGAGCCCACAAGCTGTCGTCAAGGATGCTGCTGCAGGTGCATGACGAATTGGTGCTCGAGGTCGCCCCGGGGGAGCGCCAGATTGTGGAGAAGCTGGTGCGGGAGCAGATGGCGGCAGCAGCAGAGCTGACTGTTCCGTTGGACGTGTCGGTCGGAGTCGGCAGCAACTGGAACGAAGCCGGCCACTGATCCGGATGGCTGAAGCCGGCCGCTTGGGCCGGCTTCAGCGGTGCTGTCAGCACCGGCCCGACAGGGGCTGCGGCTCTCATATTTGTCTCATTTACTGGCGGTAGGGTTTCGCTGATCGTTGAAGCCGGCCATGCCAGGAGAATTCAATTGCTTTTCGGCCAACAGCCACCTGCCCGCACGGCCGTCCGCTTACTTCTGCTGGCTACAGGCCTGATCATGGCGCTGTTCGCAGCCGTGTTCGCCCTCCACTACGTGGTCCCACTGGAGGAAGCGAAGGAATTCGTGGACATCGGCGCCGAGGCCAACCTGCCTACCTGGTGGAACTCAGCGCTGCTGTTCCTGGTAACCGCGCTGGCGGCAACCTCCGCGCTGGCTGCGGACGGCAGGACACGCTTCTCCTGGACAGTAATTGCGGCGGCGGCCGCCTACCTGAGCCTCGACGAAGCAGCCCGGCTGCACGAGCGGCTCGCCCGGCCGCTCCTCGCCGCAGGGTTGGACACCCCGACCTACCCCTGGCTCGTGCTCGGGGCGGTCGTTGGGATTGCCGGCGCCATTGTGCTGTTCTTCGCCGGGCGGTCGTTGCCGCGGGAAACGGGACGGCGCCTCGCCGTGGGGCTGGGCTGCTACGGTGCGGGCGCACTGGGTGTCGAAGCGTTCAACGGCTGGATCCGTCAGAACGGCCCCGATTACGTCTTCTCCGCGGGGTTGATCCTGGAGGAAGGTCTGGAGATGTTGGGCTGCATCATCGCTGCCGGCGCCATCGCTGATTGCCTCGCGGGGCGGCTGCAACGGTCCCAGGATCTGGTGGAAGCCGAGAATGCCCACTAGGCTCGAAGACCGTGGACACCAACGCGGCTACCGCATCCTCGACTCTGCGGATTGAACAGTTCCCAGCGGATACTGAGGGCGGCATTCCCTCGTCCCGCTTCCAAGGCTGGTTCGACGCCGTCGACGCAGGTTTCCATGAAAGTTCTCCCGATGCGGCGCACCTAGCCGAATATGCGAAGGGCTACGCTGCGGACAACCGCGTGTTGTGGGGAGTTTACGACGACGAGCCCCGCCCCGGCGTGTGGAGTCCCGATATCCCGGTGGCCACGTACGCCACTATGGTCAACAGCATGAATGTCGGCGGCGGCCGCCTGCTCGATGCCCACCAGATCACCGCCGTGACGGTCCGGCCCACCCACCGCCGGCGCGGACTGTTACGCCGCCTGATCACCAGCGATCTCGAACAGGCTGCCCGCTCCGGTCTGGGCATCGCCGCACTCACCGCATCCGAAGCGACGATCTACGGGCGCTTTGGTTTCGGGGCAGCAACTTTTACCCGCGAGGTGGAGGTGGACGTCCAGGAGCGTTTCGGCCTCCGGACGCCGCCGGCCGGAACGGTCGAGATGGCGGACCCGGCCTCCCTGCAGCAGCTCGGGCCCGAGATCTTTGCCCGGTTCCACGCGAGTACTCCAGGTTCGGTGGCCCGGCAGTATGCCTATGCGAAGAGAATCTCGGGCCGATGGGGGCACGACAAACCGGAACCAGACAAATCGATCCGGGCGGCCGTTCACTACGACAGCAGCCGAACTCCCCAGGGGTACGTGAGCTACCGGTTCGCCGGTTGGTCCAAGGAACCGTACACGATGAAGGTCGTGGATCTGGTAGCAGCCACCGGGGAAAGCTACCGGGAACTGTGGCGGTATCTGGGCTCCATCGACCTGGTGCAGCGCATCAGCTGGTCCCTTGCCCCGGTGGAGGATCCGTTGCCGTGGGCGCTGCAGGACGGCCGGGGATACGCGGCCAAATCAGCCGAAGACGTGCTCTGGCTACGTATTCTGGATCCGGTCCATGCGTTCCAAGCGCGTCATTACGACGGTGAGGGCCGCCTCGCGCTGGAGATTGTTGATCCGCTCGGGCTGGCTGCAGGGCGGTTCTTGCTGGAGGCCGCCGGCGGAAAGGCACGGGTGCATCCACTGGCACCGGACGACGCGGTGGATCTGAGCGTTGACGTCGATGTGCTGGGTTCGCTCTACCTCGGCGGCGTCAGGGCCGGAACCCTCGCAGCCGCCGGCAGGCTGCCCGGTGCAACGGAGGACGCCATCGGAAAGCTTGAGCGGATTTTCACCACCAGGGCACAGCCGTACTGCATCACGCACTTCTGAGTAGCGCTTTGACCACAGTTGGCCCAAGCGGCTAGACTTATCGGGCGCGTAATGCGTACGCACTACCCTTTTATTAAAGTCCACCTCCGGACGGTCAAAAACCGCAAGGCTGCAGCTATTTTGTGCTGGTGCCGAACGTGGAGTCAAACCGTCCGGAACTAAGAAATCTATCCACATCGGAGCCCCTACTACATGACCATCACCTCCACCGAGAAGCCCGGTACCCCTCAGGTCGCCATCAACGACATTGGTACCGCCGAAGACTTCCTCGCTGCCGTCGACGCCACCATCAAGTACTTCAATGACGGTGATCTCGTCGAAGGTACCGTCGTCAAGGTTGACCGCGATGAAGTTCTGCTCGACATCGGTTACAAGACCGAAGGTGTCATCCCGTCCCGCGAGCTTTCCATCAAGCACGACGTTGATCCCGGCGAAGTTGTCGCCGTAGGCGATCAGGTTGAAGCCCTTGTCCTGACAAAGGAAGACAAGGAAGGCCGCCTCATTCTCTCCAAGAAGCGTGCTCAGTACGAGCGTGCCTGGGGTGACATCGAGAAGGTCAAGGAAGAGGACGGCGTCGTCACCGGTACCGTCATCGAGGTCGTCAAGGGTGGTCTTATCCTCGACATCGGCCTGCGCGGCTTCCTGCCCGCCTCCCTCGTCGAGATGCGCCGTGTGCGCGACCTGGCTCCGTACATCGGCCAGAAGATCGAAGCCAAAATCATCGAGCTGGACAAGAACCGCAACAACGTGGTGCTCTCCCGCCGTGCATGGCTCGAGCAGACCCAGTCCGAGGTCCGCTCCACCTTCCTCAACAAGCTGGAAAAGGGCCAGATCCGTCCGGGCGTCGTTTCCTCCATCGTCAACTTCGGTGCATTCGTGGACCTGGGCGGCGTCGACGGTCTGGTTCACGTCTCCGAGCTGTCCTGGAAGCACATCGACCACCCCTCCGAGGTTGTCGAAGTTGGCCAGGAAGTCACCGTCGAGGTTCTGGAAGTCGACCTGGACCGCGAGCGTGTCTCCCTGTCGCTGAAGGCCACCCAGGAAGATCCGTGGCAGACCTTCGCCCGCACCCACGCCCTTGGGCAGGTTGTTCCGGGTAAGGTCACCAAGCTGGTTCCGTTCGGTGCGTTCGTCCGCGTTGAAGACGGCATTGAAGGTCTGGTCCACATCTCCGAGCTGGCCGTCCGCCACGTTGAGCTGGCCGAGCAGGTTGTCTCCGTTGGCGACGAGCTGTTCGTCAAGGTCATCGAC belongs to Arthrobacter crystallopoietes and includes:
- the rpsA gene encoding 30S ribosomal protein S1 gives rise to the protein MTITSTEKPGTPQVAINDIGTAEDFLAAVDATIKYFNDGDLVEGTVVKVDRDEVLLDIGYKTEGVIPSRELSIKHDVDPGEVVAVGDQVEALVLTKEDKEGRLILSKKRAQYERAWGDIEKVKEEDGVVTGTVIEVVKGGLILDIGLRGFLPASLVEMRRVRDLAPYIGQKIEAKIIELDKNRNNVVLSRRAWLEQTQSEVRSTFLNKLEKGQIRPGVVSSIVNFGAFVDLGGVDGLVHVSELSWKHIDHPSEVVEVGQEVTVEVLEVDLDRERVSLSLKATQEDPWQTFARTHALGQVVPGKVTKLVPFGAFVRVEDGIEGLVHISELAVRHVELAEQVVSVGDELFVKVIDIDLERRRISLSLKQANEGVDPEGTEFDPALYGMAAEYDEEGNYKYPEGFDPESNEWLEGYETQRAAWEQQYADAQSRWESHKKQVAQHLQEDTQATSETGESAATSYSSEPAQTETASTGGGTLASDEALAALREKLTGN